The Nitrospira sp. CR1.1 genome has a segment encoding these proteins:
- a CDS encoding efflux RND transporter periplasmic adaptor subunit, giving the protein MKRSLRHVSVILLGLTLVACTRPDPPAPAAKQVPPSVVAGRQPDIQTMRIDASTSQPGLTLSARVTYAEDGFSKISSPLQGPVLDVRVKLGQAVKAGDILMVIDAADIARAYAAYVEEISELGLAERNYELTKDLYDAQAMALKDLEHAENDLNRERAEFKQAKERLLSLRVPSAELSKPLAQQQITSRFELRSPLTGTVVERNVTPGQIVGTASDQPLFTVANLDRLQVVADVYEHDLSGIQVGAVAAMTVEAYPAVEFPAKIAVIGDVVDPATRTIKIRATVSNQDRRLKPEMFARLTVAGHTMRPKIVIPKQAVLERSGRQWIVVELEPGRFEERPVTIDSVTDNQVTIREGVTTGERIVLSPASLNHLAASDTSAGGA; this is encoded by the coding sequence ATGAAACGATCTCTGCGACATGTGTCTGTCATTCTCCTCGGCCTGACCCTGGTGGCCTGCACAAGGCCGGATCCCCCGGCGCCGGCCGCCAAACAGGTTCCGCCCTCAGTCGTCGCCGGCCGCCAACCGGATATCCAGACGATGCGCATCGATGCATCGACGTCGCAGCCAGGCTTGACCCTGTCGGCCAGAGTGACGTATGCGGAGGACGGATTCTCGAAAATTTCCTCACCCCTTCAAGGTCCGGTGCTCGACGTGCGGGTCAAACTCGGCCAGGCGGTCAAGGCCGGGGACATCCTGATGGTCATCGACGCCGCTGATATCGCTCGCGCCTACGCAGCCTATGTCGAGGAAATTTCGGAGTTGGGGCTGGCTGAACGGAACTATGAACTGACCAAGGATCTGTACGACGCTCAAGCCATGGCTCTGAAGGATCTCGAACATGCGGAAAACGACCTGAATCGCGAGCGAGCCGAATTCAAGCAGGCGAAGGAACGACTCCTCTCCCTGCGGGTGCCGTCCGCCGAACTCAGCAAGCCGCTGGCGCAACAGCAGATTACGTCGCGTTTCGAGCTCCGGAGCCCATTGACGGGCACCGTCGTGGAACGCAATGTGACACCGGGGCAAATCGTCGGGACCGCTTCGGACCAGCCGCTGTTCACCGTAGCCAATCTGGATCGGCTCCAGGTGGTGGCGGATGTGTATGAGCACGACCTCTCTGGCATCCAGGTCGGCGCGGTCGCGGCCATGACGGTCGAAGCCTATCCGGCCGTTGAATTTCCGGCAAAGATTGCCGTCATCGGCGATGTCGTTGATCCGGCGACCAGGACGATCAAAATTCGCGCCACCGTCTCAAATCAGGATCGCCGGTTGAAGCCGGAAATGTTTGCCCGACTCACGGTGGCAGGCCACACCATGCGCCCGAAGATTGTGATTCCCAAACAGGCGGTGTTGGAACGATCCGGGAGGCAATGGATTGTAGTGGAACTCGAACCAGGCCGATTTGAGGAACGCCCCGTGACCATCGACAGCGTGACGGACAATCAGGTGACGATTCGGGAGGGAGTCACGACGGGAGAACGCATCGTCCTCAGCCCAGCATCTCTCAACCACCTCGCTGCCAGCGACACCTCAGCCGGTGGGGCCTAG
- the carB gene encoding carbamoyl-phosphate synthase large subunit, translating into MPRRTDIRSILLIGSGPIVIGQACEFDYSGTQACKALKEEGYRVILINSNPATIMTDPDFADRTYIEPITLDVVEKVIESERPDALLPTMGGQTALNTAIGLAKRGVLEKYGVQLIGASIEAIHKAEDRDAFRQAMWKIGLRVPDSGVATSLQEAEEVVRRVQFPAIVRPSFTMGGTGGNIAYNIEEFRTQVEWGLAMSPVRQVLVEQSVIGWKEFELEVMRDLKDNVVIICPIENLDPMGVHTGDSITVAPALTLTDKEYQMLRDAAVRIIREIGVDTGGANIQFGMNPVNGDMVVIEMNPRVSRSSALASKATGFPIAKIAAKLAVGYTLDEITNDITGVTKASFEPTIDYVVVKIPRFAFQKFPGADPTLTTQMKSVGEVMAIGRTFKESLQKAIRSMEVDQFGFSSKMGLDLGVPPTLDREEAAEQVRKAVRTPLPDRLWRLADGMRLGMTNQELFALTKIDPWFLDQIREIVEFEPRLVAERGRLGDPGLRPDLLVEAKELGFADERLAQLLGVPQGTVRRWRLALGQGSTPRSVTYKRVDTCAAEFEAHTPYLYSTYERECEARPTDRKKVVILGGGPNRIGQGIEFDYCCVHAAMALREEQIETIMVNCNPETVSTDYDTSDRLYFEPLTEEDVLNIVAREQPMGVVLQFGGQTPLKLALSLSRAGVTILGTSPDAIDRAEDRARFRDLLDTLGLRQAESGMAHSVDEALKIAADITYPVMVRPSYVLGGRSMQIVYDEAGLLHYMNTAVKASEKHPVLIDKYLRDAIEIDADAISDGTTVVVAGIMEHIEEAGVHSGDSACSLPPYTLDSATIEEIRRQMTALALELGVIGLMNAQFAVKDQTIYVLEVNPRGSRTVPFVSKAIGVPLAKLAMKVMVGKSLKQLNFMTAPTPTHLSVKEAVFPFTKFAGVDVLLGPEMKSTGEVMGIDSDFGWAFVKSQAGAGAILPTSGTAFLSVKSEDRAGACDVAQRLVALGFRITATSGTAAYLTEQGMQVDVVNKVQEGRPHIVDHIKNGDVALVVNTVRTASAQTDSLSIRREALHKGVPYYTTMRGALAAVMGIEALLKKGLAIRALQEYHRVN; encoded by the coding sequence GAACCGATCACGCTCGACGTGGTGGAAAAGGTCATCGAAAGCGAACGCCCGGACGCGCTGTTGCCGACCATGGGCGGGCAGACGGCCTTGAATACCGCCATCGGGCTGGCCAAACGGGGCGTCCTGGAAAAATACGGAGTACAGCTAATTGGGGCATCGATCGAAGCCATCCATAAGGCCGAGGATCGCGACGCGTTCCGGCAGGCGATGTGGAAAATCGGCCTGCGCGTACCGGATAGCGGCGTGGCCACGTCGCTCCAAGAAGCCGAAGAAGTGGTCCGGCGCGTGCAGTTCCCGGCGATTGTACGGCCATCATTCACCATGGGCGGAACCGGCGGCAACATCGCCTACAACATTGAAGAATTCCGGACACAGGTGGAATGGGGCCTGGCCATGAGCCCGGTCCGCCAGGTGCTCGTCGAACAGTCCGTCATCGGCTGGAAAGAGTTCGAGCTCGAAGTGATGCGCGACCTGAAAGACAACGTGGTCATCATCTGCCCTATCGAGAATCTCGATCCGATGGGCGTCCACACCGGCGACAGCATCACCGTGGCGCCGGCACTCACGCTGACCGATAAGGAATATCAGATGCTGCGCGATGCGGCCGTGCGCATTATTCGCGAAATCGGCGTCGATACAGGCGGAGCCAATATTCAGTTCGGCATGAACCCGGTGAACGGAGACATGGTCGTGATCGAAATGAATCCACGCGTCTCCCGAAGCTCAGCCCTGGCGTCCAAAGCGACGGGATTCCCCATCGCAAAAATTGCCGCCAAGCTGGCCGTCGGGTATACCCTGGATGAAATCACGAACGACATCACCGGCGTGACGAAAGCGTCCTTCGAACCGACCATCGATTACGTCGTCGTGAAAATTCCCCGCTTTGCCTTCCAGAAATTCCCCGGCGCCGATCCCACGCTGACCACCCAGATGAAATCGGTCGGGGAAGTCATGGCGATCGGGCGTACGTTTAAAGAATCGCTGCAGAAGGCGATCCGTTCCATGGAAGTCGATCAGTTCGGCTTCAGTTCGAAGATGGGCCTCGATCTCGGCGTGCCGCCGACGCTCGATCGCGAAGAGGCGGCGGAACAGGTTCGCAAGGCCGTGCGCACACCGCTCCCAGACCGGCTGTGGCGCCTGGCCGACGGCATGCGTCTCGGCATGACGAATCAGGAACTCTTCGCCCTGACCAAAATCGATCCCTGGTTCCTGGATCAGATTCGTGAAATCGTCGAGTTCGAGCCGCGCCTCGTGGCAGAACGCGGCAGGCTCGGCGACCCTGGCCTCCGGCCGGACCTCCTCGTCGAAGCGAAAGAATTGGGCTTCGCCGACGAACGCCTGGCTCAATTGCTGGGAGTTCCGCAAGGTACGGTTCGACGTTGGCGCTTGGCCCTGGGACAAGGCAGCACCCCTCGCAGCGTAACCTACAAGCGCGTCGATACCTGCGCCGCCGAGTTTGAAGCCCATACGCCATACCTCTATTCCACCTATGAGCGCGAGTGCGAGGCGCGCCCGACCGACAGGAAAAAGGTCGTGATTCTGGGCGGCGGACCAAACCGGATCGGGCAGGGGATTGAGTTCGACTATTGCTGCGTGCACGCCGCCATGGCGTTGCGCGAGGAACAGATCGAAACTATCATGGTCAATTGCAATCCGGAAACGGTCAGCACGGACTATGACACCTCCGATCGCCTCTACTTCGAGCCGCTGACGGAGGAAGATGTGTTGAATATCGTGGCGCGCGAACAACCGATGGGCGTGGTGCTCCAATTCGGCGGGCAGACGCCCCTGAAACTCGCGCTCTCCCTGTCACGCGCCGGTGTCACTATTCTGGGCACAAGTCCGGATGCCATCGACCGCGCGGAAGACCGCGCGCGGTTCCGCGACCTCCTCGATACACTCGGTTTGCGTCAGGCGGAAAGCGGGATGGCCCATTCCGTCGATGAAGCCTTGAAGATCGCCGCCGACATTACCTATCCCGTGATGGTGCGGCCGTCGTATGTCCTTGGTGGACGGTCGATGCAGATCGTCTACGACGAGGCGGGACTGCTCCACTATATGAATACGGCGGTCAAGGCGTCGGAGAAACACCCCGTGCTGATCGATAAGTATTTGCGCGATGCCATCGAAATCGATGCCGACGCGATTTCCGACGGCACGACTGTGGTCGTGGCGGGCATCATGGAACACATCGAGGAAGCCGGTGTGCACTCGGGGGACTCGGCCTGTTCCCTTCCGCCCTATACGCTCGACTCCGCGACGATCGAAGAAATCCGCCGTCAGATGACCGCGCTGGCATTGGAACTCGGCGTGATCGGACTGATGAACGCGCAGTTCGCCGTGAAGGATCAGACCATCTATGTGCTGGAGGTCAATCCGCGCGGATCGCGCACAGTGCCGTTCGTCAGCAAGGCCATCGGCGTCCCGCTGGCCAAACTGGCCATGAAGGTCATGGTCGGCAAATCGTTGAAGCAATTGAATTTCATGACGGCCCCCACACCGACGCATCTTTCCGTCAAGGAAGCCGTGTTCCCATTTACGAAATTCGCCGGCGTCGACGTCCTGCTCGGCCCGGAAATGAAGTCCACCGGGGAAGTGATGGGCATCGACAGCGATTTCGGCTGGGCATTCGTCAAATCCCAAGCCGGCGCCGGCGCCATCCTGCCCACCTCCGGCACCGCATTTCTCAGCGTGAAAAGCGAGGACCGCGCCGGGGCCTGCGACGTCGCCCAACGGTTGGTCGCGCTCGGATTCCGGATCACCGCCACCTCCGGAACGGCTGCGTATCTGACCGAGCAGGGGATGCAGGTGGATGTAGTCAACAAGGTGCAGGAAGGGCGGCCGCACATTGTGGACCATATCAAGAATGGCGATGTAGCCCTGGTCGTCAATACCGTGCGGACGGCATCCGCGCAGACCGACTCCTTATCCATTCGACGCGAGGCCTTGCACAAAGGCGTGCCGTACTACACCACGATGCGGGGAGCCCTGGCCGCCGTCATGGGGATCGAAGCGCTGCTGAAAAAGGGGCTTGCCATTCGAGCATTGCAGGAGTATCACCGGGTGAATTGA
- the greA gene encoding transcription elongation factor GreA produces MPTPITKKGYEALKAELDRLHKVERPRVIEAIAEARAHGDLSENAEYDAAKERQGFIEARLAELKGKLADCRIIDIAGRTSDTVVFGATVVLIEQEAQAKKQYTLVGQDEADLKFSRISVQSPVGRALIGKRVGDLVEVTTPVKVVEYEVMEIRFEEL; encoded by the coding sequence ATGCCGACACCGATCACGAAAAAGGGATACGAAGCGCTGAAAGCCGAATTGGACCGACTCCATAAAGTGGAACGTCCGCGCGTCATCGAGGCGATTGCAGAAGCGCGCGCACATGGCGATCTGAGCGAAAATGCCGAATACGATGCCGCGAAAGAGCGGCAGGGGTTTATCGAGGCGCGCCTGGCGGAGTTGAAGGGGAAACTGGCCGACTGCCGGATCATCGACATTGCCGGCCGCACCAGCGACACCGTGGTGTTCGGCGCCACCGTCGTGTTGATCGAACAGGAAGCCCAGGCCAAGAAGCAATATACCCTGGTCGGGCAGGATGAAGCGGACCTCAAGTTTTCCCGCATTTCCGTTCAATCCCCGGTTGGCCGGGCACTCATCGGTAAGCGGGTCGGGGACCTGGTAGAGGTGACGACTCCCGTCAAGGTGGTGGAATACGAAGTGATGGAAATCCGTTTCGAGGAATTGTAG